One genomic window of Hydra vulgaris chromosome 03, alternate assembly HydraT2T_AEP includes the following:
- the LOC100210053 gene encoding AT-rich interactive domain-containing protein 5B isoform X2 has translation MNEISESGDKPIGEHGTNYFYKEFVVSGYGLKSKKYQLGSFYFVQKSSDFPVAIAEIVLIWSSKSSDKKFAVSKLYLKPDNLGDNTYYGKDELVEVEQCVVIECRKFPLWECSPQNWYSSTGEFIGKLPEQKPISECLIKILSFPQYCRFQACKKRLESGVKISDKMLLALGGIKFENQQILIVFSRKCIQKENINNFSPTQDISIPQFRGRPRKKKAIQHDKCNKRFFKSLSLEEKEKKKEVLPQVETEVKNILSDSLNTSKENTLKENITIKSNDVEVSNYLINQPSTDLNEENGNSIPSKQHSIVYPTDPNMFKKYLYAFMYNRGTPITKIPIIGYFKVNLFNLFSLVDIHGGYFEVTLKKRWRRVYELLGHSNSITNSATITRKTYENLLLPFENFLLAKNKSENFDGNKEILIDQTALFENISLTKNIPENIDRSKDFFKNETGVLENVSSAKNKSESFNGSKEIVKEKAENKKNTFNTQTKLSCKPENSLSNPYSSQNASSNQNALNIPFPSLAKFESTHHSPENMNSVDFKSGKRCRDVHDNDSPPKKKSHNIINSSLNDCKCSAHSESVMQPSTYAYSKNKVFSNLYKKSEISSKNETNTLFKGFRNSVQFISDKESRCDARNISDCWIETFNCSAINNGLESTQKSNCITNCSNQVYKNCNANIIGKCTDLANEKLYNKESSICGSSLIPNEDINLDDRLQFVKSPFQYSHQKQPITFYTGSSSFRTYSGYK, from the exons ATGAATGAAATATCTGAg tcCGGAGACAAACCAATCGGTGAACACggaacaaattatttttataaggaGTTCGTGGTGTCAGGCTACGGTTTAAAAAGCAAGAAGTATCAACTgggatctttttattttgttcaaaaatcgTCAGATTTTCCTGTCGCAATAGCGGAAATCGTATTGATTTGGTCCAGTAAAAGTTCTGACAAAAAATTTGCGGTTTCAAAATTATATCTTAAACCAGATAATCTGGGAGATAATACATACTACGGAAAg gatgAGTTAGTTGAAGTAGAACAGTGTGTTGTCATTGAATGTCGTAAGTTTCCGCTATGGGAATGTTCTCCTCAGAACTGGTACAGCAGCACAGGTGAATTCATTGGAAAACTTCCTGAACAGAAACCTATCAGTGAATGTTTAATCAAAATTCTTAGTTTTCCACAGTATTGCCGTTTTCAAGCATGCAAAAAACGTCTTGAATCTGGAGTAAAGATATCAGATAAGATGCTTCTTGCACTAGGAGGCATTAAGTTTGAAAATCAGCAAATCCTAATTGTTTTTTCTAGAAAATGTATTCAAAAAGAGaacataaacaatttttcaccCACTCAAGACATATCAA taccACAGTTTAGAGGAAGACctcgaaaaaaaaaagccattcAACACGATAAAtgcaataaaagattttttaaatctttgtccttggaagaaaaagaaaaaaaaaaagaagtgttaCCTCAAGTTGAAACTgaggttaaaaatattttgtctgaTTCATTGAATACTTCAAAAGAgaatactttaaaagaaaacattaccATTAAATCGAATGATGTAGAAGTaagcaattatttaattaatcaaCCCAGCACTGATCTAAATGAAGAAAATGGCAACTCAATTCCATCTAAGCAACATAGTATT gtGTATCCAACTGACCCCaacatgttcaaaaaatatttgtatgcaTTTATGTATAATCGTGGTACACCAATTACAAAGATACCTATTATTGGTTACTTTAaag TAAACTTGTTCAATTTGTTCTCTTTGGTTGATATTCACGGAGGCTATTTTGAA gttacattaaaaaaacgatGGCGTCGTGTTTATGAATTACTTGGTCATTCTAACTCAATCACCAATTCTGCTACTATTACAAGAAAGACCTATGAAAA CCTTTTACTtccatttgaaaattttttgttagcCAAAAATAAATCCGAAAACTTTGATGgtaacaaagaaattttaatagaCCAAACAGCACTATTTGAAAATATCTCGTTGACCAAAAATATCCCTGAAAACATTGATCgtagtaaagatttttttaaaaacgaaacaGGAGTATTGGAAAATGTTTCATCAGCCAAAAATAAATCTGAAAGTTTTAACGGTAGCAAAgaaattgtaaaagaaaaagcagaaaataagaaaaacacttttaatactCAAACGAAGTTGTCTTGCAAACCAGAGAATTCTCTTAGTAATCCATACTCTTCACAGAATGCAAGCTCTAATCAGAATGCGCTCAACATTCCTTTTCCCTCTTTAGCGAAATTTGAAAGTACTCATCATTCGCCAGAAAATATGAATTCAGTAGACTTCAAATCTGGTAAAAGATGTAGAGATGTGCATGATAATGACTCACCACCAAAAAAGAAGTCGCATAATATCATTAATAGTTCATTAAATGATTGCAAATGCTCAGCGCACTCAGAGAGTGTGATGCAACCTAGTACTTATGCTTACAGTAAGAACAAGGTCTTCagcaatttatataaaaaatctgaaattaGTTCTAAAAATGAGACCAACACATTATTTAAAGGTTTTAGAAATAGCGTTCAATTTATCTCAGATAAAGAGTCGCGTTGTGATGCAAGAAACATTTCAGATTGTTGGATAGAAACGTTTAATTGTTCAGCCATTAATAATGGTTTAGAAAGTACTCAAAAAAGTAATTGCATTACTAATTGTTCTAATCAAGTTTACAAAAACTGCAATGCCAATATAATTGGTAAATGTACAGATCTAGCAAATGAAAAACTATACAATAAAGAAAGTTCTATTTGCGGATCTTCATTAATACCAAATGAAGATATCAATTTAGATGATCGTCTTCAATTTGTAAAGTCTCCTTTTCAATATTCTCATCAAAAGCAACCAATCACGTTTTATACTGGGTCTTCAAGTTTTCGTACTTACTCCGGTTATAAATGA